From Camelina sativa cultivar DH55 chromosome 20, Cs, whole genome shotgun sequence, the proteins below share one genomic window:
- the LOC104768873 gene encoding uncharacterized protein LOC104768873, with product MERTYDLFGAPDTELVEFYPTSIRNSSELRNRGKSVGEIKITGVPFTRIVFHPNQGTDILLDQFVDVERRPAYVRSLTLPRSAMASSQALSQFVLANPPPSSERRLNWGWNTIAAGIADCVDNSQHVVMSPDDIMELHGQEAFGKVYFLKESDGWESPLGINEDIDDVCYLCPDHYYFYTHAACDPTSPFIRLACAHGHGYHKRCILPYLWRMKPAKIPCPSCMMQL from the coding sequence ATGGAGCGCACCTATGACTTGTTCGGGGCACCAGACACTGAACTCGTTGAGTTTTATCCCACGTCTATCAGGAATTCTTCTGAGTTGAGAAACAGAGGTAAGAGCGTTGGCGAAATTAAAATTACAGGAGTACCGTTCACAAGAATTGTCTTCCACCCAAACCAGGGCACGGACATATTACTGGACCAGTTTGTAGACGTAGAGAGAAGGCCAGCATATGTGCGATCCCTTACGTTACCGAGATCTGCTATGGCATCCAGCCAGGCTCTCAGTCAATTCGTTCTAGCAAATCCGCCGCCGTCGAGTGAGAGACGCTTGAACTGGGGTTGGAACACCATCGCAGCTGGTATCGCTGACTGTGTTGACAACAGTCAGCATGTTGTTATGAGCCCAGATGATATTATGGAACTCCATGGTCAGGAAGCCTTCGGCAAGGTTTACTTCTTGAAAGAATCCGATGGGTGGGAATCGCCCCTAGGTATTAATGAGGACATCGATGATGTTTGTTATTTATGTCCCGATCATTACTATTTCTACACCCACGCTGCTTGTGATCCTACAAGTCCTTTCATTCGACTGGCATGTGCACACGGACATGGATACCACAAAAGATGCATCCTTCCTTATCTCTGGAGAATGAAACCTGCTAAGATTCCATGTCCTTCATGCATGATGCAGTTATGA
- the LOC104768877 gene encoding peroxidase 54, whose protein sequence is MAVTRSSSTCDGFFNISLLIIVSLLFGTSSAQLNATFYSGTCPNASAIVRSTIQQALQSDPRIGASLIRLHFHDCFVNGCDGSLLLDDAGSIQSEKNAPPNANSTRGFNVVDNIKTALENACPGIVSCSDVLALASEASVSLAGGPSWSVLLGRRDGLNANLTGANSSLPSPFEGLNNITSKFVAVGLNTTDVVALSGAHTFGRAKCVTFNNRLFNFSGTGNPDPTLNSTLLSSLQQICPHNGSGSGITNLDLTTPDAFDNSYFTNLQSNNGLLQSDQELFSNTGSDTVAIVNSFASNQTLFFEAFVQSMINMGNISPLTGSSGEIRQDCKAVNGQSSPSTEAEDIQLQSDGPVSVADM, encoded by the exons ATGGCTGTAACAAGATCTTCTTCTACTTGTGATGGTTTCTTCAACATCAGCCTTCTTATTATCGTTTCTTTATTGTTTGGGACATCATCGGCGCAGTTAAATGCTACGTTTTACTCCGGGACGTGCCCTAACGCCTCTGCTATCGTTCGCAGCACTATTCAGCAAGCTCTTCAGTCTGACCCTAGAATCGGAGCAAGCCTCATCCGCCTTCATTTTCACGACTGCTTTGTTAat GGTTGCGACGGGTCGCTCTTGCTTGACGATGCTGGAAGCATCCAGAGCGAGAAAAACGCTCCTCCCAACGCAAACTCAACTAGAGGATTCAATGTTGTCGATAATATCAAGACTGCCCTCGAGAATGCTTGTCCCGGCATTGTCTCTTGCTCTGACGTTTTAGCTCTTGCCTCAGAGGCTTCCGTGTCTTTG GCAGGAGGGCCTTCATGGAGTGTGTTATTAGGAAGAAGAGATGGTCTGAACGCAAACCTGACTGGGGCCAATTCGTCACTTCCCTCTCCCTTCGAAGGCCTTAACAACATAACATCTAAATTTGTAGCTGTCGGGCTAAATACAACCGATGTAGTAGCCTTGTCTG GAGCGCATACGTTTGGGCGTGCTAAATGCGTAACTTTCAACAATAGACTATTCAACTTCAGCGGTACAGGAAACCCCGACCCGACTTTGAACTCAACACTTCTCAGCAGTCTTCAACAGATTTGTCCTCACAACGGCAGCGGATCAGGGATCACCAATCTCGATCTGACCACACCTGATGCGTTTGATAACAGTTACTTCACGAACCTTCAGAGTAACAATGGGCTTCTTCAGTCAGACCAGGAACTGTTCTCCAATACCGGTTCAGACACAGTTGCAATTGTTAATTCTTTTGCAAGTAACCAGACCCTGTTTTTCGAGGCGTTTGTTCAGTCTATGATCAATATGGGGAACATTAGTCCCTTGACTGGGAGTAGTGGAGAGATTAGACAAGATTGTAAGGCGGTTAATGGACAGTCATCACCCAGTACTGAAGCAGAGGACATTCAGTTACAATCTGACGGACCGGTGAGTGTAGCAGATATGTGA
- the LOC104768878 gene encoding probable L-type lectin-domain containing receptor kinase S.5 — translation MRFSIAWKLLFLILTIACKIETQVKCLEFDFPRFNVSDDPKLIRENSYIALGAIQVTPDVRGGSIANQAGRALYIKPFTLWRKGKIATFNTTFVINISNQTDPGGDGLAFVLTSEKTVPHDSSGMWLGLVNAMTNMTRTSRIVSVEFDTRKSHPGDLDGNHIGLNLNSIDSVVQESLSSRGIMISSKDDLIAHVRYDGKNISVHVSRNLDVYEQRNLVFSRAINLSAYLPQRVYVGFTASTSNFTELNCVKSWRFEGSDIDGDRKLLWLWITIPSVCVLVIGAFLGGLYLRSRSKAGETNPDIEAELDNCAANPQKFKLRELKRATGNFGVENKLGQGGFGMVFKGKWQGRDIAVKRVSEKSHQGKQEFISEITTIGNLNHRNLVKLLGWCYERKEYLLVYEYMPNGSLDRYLFLGDTSRSNLTWETRKNIITGLSQALEYLHNGCEKRILHRDIKASNVMLDSDFNAKLGDFGLARMIQQSEMTHHSTKEIAGTPGYMAPETFLNGRATVETDVYAFGVLMLEVVSGKKPSYVLVKENQTNYNNSIVNWLWELYRNGTILDAADPGMESLFDEEEMKSVLLLGLACCHPNPNQRPSMKTVLKVLTGETSPPDVPTERPAFMWPAMPPSFSDTEYSLPGSQIHSLTELTGR, via the coding sequence atgagatTTTCTATTGCGTGGAAGCTCCTGTTCTTGATTCTAACCATAGCTTGTAAGATCGAGACACAAGTGAAGTGCTTAGAGTTCGATTTCCCTAGGTTTAATGTGAGCGATGATCCGAAATTGATCCGAGAAAACTCATACATTGCCCTTGGAGCAATCCAAGTGACTCCTGATGTTCGTGGTGGCTCTATAGCGAACCAAGCGGGCCGAGCGCTCTACATAAAGCCATTTACGCTATGGAGGAAAGGCAAGATTGCTACTTTCAACACTACTTTCGTTATTAACATCTCGAACCAAACCGATCCCGGAGGGGACGGCTTAGCCTTCGTTCTCACATCCGAGAAGACCGTTCCTCATGACAGCTCAGGTATGTGGCTTGGTTTGGTCAACGCAATGACAAACATGACTCGCACGTCGAGGATCGTTTCTGTTGAGTTCGACACAAGGAAGAGTCATCCGGGAGATCTTGATGGAAACCATATAGGTCTAAACTTGAACAGCATCGATTCGGTTGTTCAAGAATCTTTGAGCAGTCGAGGGATCATGATCAGTTCCAAAGATGACTTAATCGCACATGTTCGGTATGATGGTAAGAATATATCAGTTCATGTCTCAAGAAACTTGGATGTTTATGAACAGAGGAACTTAGTGTTTTCTAGGGCTATAAATCTCTCAGCCTATCTTCCTCAGAGAGTTTATGTTGGCTTTACCGCTTCAACAAGCAATTTCACGGAGCTTAATTGTGTGAAATCATGGAGGTTTGAAGGTTCGGATATCGATGGAGATCGAAAACTGTTATGGCTCTGGATCACTATCCCTAGTGTGTGTGTACTTGTAATAGGAGCTTTCTTAGGGGGGTTGTACTTGAGATCTAGGTCAAAGGCAGGGGAAACAAATCCAGATATAGAAGCCGAGCTAGATAATTGCGCTGCAAACCCTCAGAAGTTCAAGCTGAGAGAGCTAAAGAGAGCAACAGGAAACTTTGGCGTGGAGAACAAACTTGGGCAAGGAGGGTTTGGGATGGTCTTTAAAGGGAAATGGCAAGGTAGAGACATAGCTGTGAAACGAGTTTCAGAGAAATCGCACCAAGGGAAGCAAGAGTTCATATCCGAGATCACAACTATAGGTAATCTGAATCATAGGAACCTGGTGAAGTTATTGGGATGGTGCTACGAGAGAAAGGAGTATCTTCTGGTTTATGAGTATATGCCTAACGGAAGCTTGGACAGATACCTTTTCTTGGGAGACACGTCAAGATCAAACCTAACATGGGAGACAAGGAAGAACATTATCACAGGGCTATCTCAAGCGTTGGAGTATCTTCACAATGGATGCGAGAAGAGGATACTTCACCGAGACATAAAGGCTAGCAACGTAATGCTTGACTCGGACTTCAACGCGAAGCTCGGTGATTTTGGGCTTGCCAGGATGATTCAGCAAAGCGAAATGACTCATCATTCAACAAAGGAGATCGCTGGAACACCAGGATACATGGCTCCTGAGACTTTTCTCAACGGGAGAGCCACAGTGGAAACAGATGTGTATGCGTTCGGAGTTCTAATGCTCGAAGTAGTCTCGGGGAAGAAACCGAGCTATGTCTTGGTCAAGGAGAACCAGACCAACTACAACAATAGCATTGTGAATTGGCTATGGGAGCTATACAGAAATGGAACCATCCTAGATGCTGCAGATCCAGGGATGGAAAGTTTGTTcgatgaagaagagatgaaaagcGTTTTGCTCTTAGGACTTGCTTGTTGTCACCCGAATCCAAACCAAAGACCGTCCATGAAAACGGTGTTGAAGGTGTTAACAGGTGAAACTAGCCCACCTGATGTGCCTACAGAGAGACCAGCTTTCATGTGGCCAGCCATGCCTCCATCTTTCAGTGACACTGAATACTCTCTTCCAGGGAGTCAAATCCATTCGCTCACCGAGCTTACTGGCCGGTGA
- the LOC104768879 gene encoding probable protein phosphatase 2C 68 translates to MFSWLARMALFCLRPMRRYGRMNRDHDDDDNDDHHDGDDSSSSGDSLLWSRELERHTFGDFSIAVVQANEVLEDHCQVETGNGAVFVGVYDGHGGPEASRYISDQLFSHLMRISREKNSISEESLRGAFSATEEGFLTLVRRTCGLKPLIAAVGSCCLVGVIWKGTLLIANVGDSRAVLGSSSNRSNKILAEQLTSDHNAALEEVRQELRSLHPDDSHIVVLKHGVWRIKGIIQVSKSIGDAYLKRPEFSLDPSFPRFHLAERLQRPVLSAEPSVYTRVLQTSDKFVIFASDGLWEHMTNQQAVDIVNKNPRPGIARKLVRRAMNIAAKKREMSYDDLKKVERGVRRFFHDDITVVVIFIDNELLMVEKATVPELSIKGFSHTVGPSKFSIFFS, encoded by the exons ATGTTCTCCTGGCTTGCGAGAATGGCTCTTTTTTGTTTGCGACCTATGCGCCGCTACGGCCGTATGAACAGAGACCACGACGATGATGATAACGATGATCACCACGACGGCGATGACTCTTCCTCCTCCGGTGACTCGCTTCTTTGGTCTAGAGAACTCGAGAGACATACTTTCGGAGACTTCTCCATCGCTGTTGTGCAAGCTAACGAGGTTCTTGAAGATCATTGTCAAGTTGAGACTGGAAACGGTGCCGTTTTCGTCGGTGTCTATGATGGTCATGGTGGTCCTGAAGCTTCTCGATACATCTCTGATCAACTCTTTTCTCATTTGATGa GAATTTCGAGAGAAAAGAATTCTATTTCAGAGGAGTCTCTGAGGGGTGCTTTTTCTGCTACTGAGGAAGGGTTTCTCACGCTTGTGCGAAGGACTTGTGGGTTAAAACCGTTGATTGCAGCTGttggttcttgttgtttggttggAGTTATTTGGAAAGGAACCTTGCTTATAGCTAATGTTGGTGATTCTCGTGCTGTGCTGGGGAGTAGTAGTAATAGGTCTAACAAAATTTTAGCTGAGCAATTGACTAGTGATCACAATGCGGCTTTGGAAGAAGTTAGACAAGAGCTTAGGTCATTGCATCCGGATGATTCACATATCGTTGTTCTTAAACATGGTGTGTGGCGCATCAAAGGCATCATTCAG GTATCTAAATCAATAGGGGATGCATATTTAAAGCGCCCAGAGTTCTCTCTTGACCCTTCATTCCCACGGTTCCATCTCGCTGAAAGGCTACAAAGACCGGTCTTATCAGCAGAGCCTTCTGTGTACACAAGAGTGTTACAAACAAGCGACAAATTTGTGATATTTGCATCGGATGGACTCTGGGAACATATGACCAACCAGCAAGCTGTAGACATAGTGAATAAAAACCCTCGTCCT GGAATAGCTCGGAAGCTGGTGAGAAGAGCGATGAACATAGCtgcgaagaagagagagatgagttaCGATGATTTGAAGAAAGTGGAGAGAGGAGTGAGGAGATTCTTTCATGATGATATAACGGTGGTTGTGATATTCATAGACAATGAGCTTCTTATGGTGGAGAAAGCTACTGTTCCTGAATTGTCCATTAAAGGTTTTTCTCATACTGTTGGACCTTCCAAGTTCagtatcttcttctcttag
- the LOC104768880 gene encoding 18 kDa seed maturation protein-like isoform X1: MQSMKETASNIAASAKSGMDKTKATLEEKAEKMKTRDPLQKHMATQVKEDKINLAEMQKRETYEHNAAMKEAAGPGIGTGTGTGLGLGSATHSTTGQVGHGTGTHQMSALPGHGTGQLTDLVVEGTAATNPIGRDTGTGRTTAHNTHVGGGGTTGYGPGPYGTGGGYSG, encoded by the exons ATGCAGTCGATGAAAGAAACAGCTTCGAATATTGCAGCTTCTGCAAAGTCTGGCATGGACAAGACCAAAGCTACCTTGGAGGaaaag gcgGAGAAGATGAAGACGCGAGACCCTCTTCAGAAACATATGGCTACACAAGTTAAAGAAGATAAGATTAATCTAGCTGAGATGCAGAAGAGAGAAACGTATGAGCACAACGCTGCCATGAAAGAAGCGGCTGGACCCGGAATCGGAACCGGAACTGGAACCGGTTTGGGTTTGGGGTCTGCCACTCACTCGACAACTGGACAAGTCGGACACGGCACTGGGACACACCAGATGTCGGCTTTGCCTGGCCACGGAACAGGACAACTGACCGACCTCGTTGTGGAGGGTACAGCTGCGACCAACCCGATCGGAAGGGACACTGGAACTGGTCGGACAACCGCTCATAACACACacgttggtggtggtggtacaaCCGGGTACGGTCCCGGTCCGTACGGAACCGGCGGGGGATATAGTGGATAG
- the LOC104768880 gene encoding 18 kDa seed maturation protein-like isoform X2, protein MQSMKETASNIAASAKSGMDKTKATLEEKAEKMKTRDPLQKHMATQVKEDKINLAEMQKRETYEHNAAMKEAAGPGIGTGTGTGLGLGSATHSTTGQVGHGTGTHQMSALPGHGTGQLTDLVVEGTAATNPIGRDTGTGRTTAHNTHVGGGGTTGYGPGPYGTGGGYSG, encoded by the exons ATGCAGTCGATGAAAGAAACAGCTTCGAATATTGCAGCCTCTGCAAAGTCTGGCATGGACAAGACCAAAGCTACCTTGGAGGAAAag gcgGAGAAGATGAAGACGCGAGACCCTCTTCAGAAACATATGGCTACACAAGTTAAAGAAGATAAGATTAATCTAGCTGAGATGCAGAAGAGAGAAACGTATGAGCACAACGCTGCCATGAAAGAAGCGGCTGGACCCGGAATCGGAACCGGAACTGGAACCGGTTTGGGTTTGGGGTCTGCCACTCACTCGACAACTGGACAAGTCGGACACGGCACTGGGACACACCAGATGTCGGCTTTGCCTGGCCACGGAACAGGACAACTGACCGACCTCGTTGTGGAGGGTACAGCTGCGACCAACCCGATCGGAAGGGACACTGGAACTGGTCGGACAACCGCTCATAACACACacgttggtggtggtggtacaaCCGGGTACGGTCCCGGTCCGTACGGAACCGGCGGGGGATATAGTGGATAG